Proteins encoded in a region of the Paramagnetospirillum magneticum AMB-1 genome:
- a CDS encoding DUF2497 domain-containing protein, with translation MSEDKAQQEPSMEDILASIRRILSEDEAEDKPKAPEPVEPEPEPEPMPPPEPEPEPEPEPAPTFAQDDIDSLFDTPAPAPEPEPEPEPEPLPIPEPEPEPEDDILELTDDMVMEEEPEPAFDINDFKADLGEFEPAPVMAAASRVMDDYEPPPPRRQAPPDDEGLMSPPSIDHGASLLTNLAREIVRQKSFGLGNSAITLEDLVRELLRPILSEWLDQNLPYMIERIVKKEIERMVNRSGEY, from the coding sequence ATGAGCGAAGACAAGGCCCAGCAAGAACCATCAATGGAGGACATCCTCGCCTCGATCCGACGTATTTTGTCGGAGGATGAGGCTGAGGATAAGCCCAAGGCGCCCGAACCGGTCGAGCCGGAGCCGGAGCCCGAGCCCATGCCTCCGCCGGAACCCGAGCCCGAGCCGGAGCCCGAGCCGGCCCCTACGTTCGCTCAGGATGACATCGATTCCCTGTTCGACACGCCGGCCCCGGCTCCCGAGCCTGAGCCGGAACCCGAGCCTGAGCCGCTGCCCATCCCCGAGCCGGAGCCCGAGCCTGAGGACGATATCCTCGAACTGACCGATGACATGGTGATGGAGGAGGAGCCCGAGCCCGCCTTCGACATCAATGATTTCAAAGCCGATCTCGGCGAGTTCGAACCCGCCCCCGTCATGGCTGCCGCCAGCCGGGTGATGGATGATTACGAACCGCCGCCGCCGCGCCGTCAGGCGCCGCCCGATGACGAAGGGCTGATGTCGCCCCCCAGCATTGATCATGGCGCCTCGCTGCTGACCAATCTGGCCCGCGAGATCGTGCGGCAGAAGTCGTTCGGCCTGGGCAACAGCGCCATCACCCTGGAAGATCTGGTGCGCGAGCTGTTGCGTCCGATCCTGTCGGAATGGTTGGACCAGAACCTGCCCTATATGATCGAGCGCATCGTCAAGAAAGAGATCGAGAGGATGGTAAACCGGTCCGGAGAGTATTAG
- a CDS encoding diguanylate cyclase domain-containing protein, with product MPDHGERITRDLTIRYITVLAVLGVVALLSFFALARIVTDAGESSELVQLTGEQRVLVQQAVFETHRFLVASGEDRVAARRSLASVLDGLEAGHQRLFFADARFLSPPAREVLTASPWNLDREMRDFVRFGRAILSLPDSAEGHKTNLAGITLKAAKPLMSGLDEVSSRFRRDAAGQLNEVVTVQGTSLFVALGLLLLSAVGVFRPMVKRLKADITERSEAAARLAESEARLWRMLEESPVGVSVSRRRDGKVVFANSRFTDIIGMSREEFLGSKAREHYVDDAQRQVVLAMLRRDGRLDDAEVEFRRKNGSPFWSLLTIHPLDFENEPVNLAWIYDITERKAAEQQILLAAKVLETVTEAVVITDADNRIIFVNPAFTTITEYTKEEVRGKNPSFLSSGRHDPEFYAGLWQVLSVSGHWAGEIWNRRKSGAFYAEWLSINALRDVSGAITHFVAVFSDITHRKEDEERIWRQANYDALTGLPNRSLFVDRLNQAVRQSKRDKKRFALMFLDLDGFKAVNDTLGHAAGDVLLQQTAARLHQCMRATDTLARLAGDEFVVILEGVHDRDNPALVAGKILATLSKPYDLEVGTAHVRGSIGIALYPEDAADGPALIRRADTAMYAVKRRGKNSFLFAGDFPPEA from the coding sequence ATGCCGGATCACGGCGAGCGGATCACGCGGGACCTGACCATACGCTACATCACCGTTCTGGCGGTGTTGGGTGTGGTTGCCCTGTTGTCATTTTTCGCCCTGGCCCGAATCGTCACCGATGCCGGCGAAAGCTCGGAACTGGTCCAATTGACCGGAGAACAGCGGGTGCTGGTGCAGCAGGCGGTGTTCGAAACCCACCGCTTCCTGGTCGCCTCGGGCGAGGATCGCGTGGCGGCCCGCCGGTCCCTGGCTTCCGTCCTTGATGGACTGGAGGCCGGGCATCAGCGTCTCTTCTTCGCGGATGCCCGGTTTTTGTCCCCGCCGGCCCGCGAGGTGCTGACCGCCTCGCCTTGGAATCTTGACCGCGAAATGAGGGATTTCGTCCGCTTTGGGCGGGCGATTCTCTCCCTGCCCGATAGCGCGGAGGGGCATAAGACCAATCTGGCGGGCATCACCCTGAAGGCGGCCAAGCCGCTGATGTCGGGCCTGGATGAGGTTTCCAGCCGGTTCCGCCGAGATGCCGCCGGACAATTGAACGAGGTGGTTACCGTTCAGGGAACCAGCCTGTTCGTCGCCCTCGGCCTGCTGCTGCTGTCAGCGGTCGGTGTCTTCCGTCCGATGGTCAAGCGACTGAAAGCCGATATTACCGAACGGTCCGAGGCGGCGGCGCGGCTGGCCGAGAGCGAGGCCCGCCTGTGGCGCATGCTGGAGGAAAGCCCGGTCGGTGTTTCGGTATCGCGGCGGCGTGACGGCAAGGTGGTCTTCGCCAATTCCCGCTTCACCGACATCATCGGCATGAGCCGCGAGGAGTTTCTCGGCTCCAAGGCCCGCGAGCATTATGTGGACGATGCCCAGCGGCAGGTGGTGCTGGCCATGTTGCGCCGCGACGGCCGCCTCGACGACGCAGAGGTGGAGTTCCGCCGCAAGAATGGCTCTCCGTTCTGGAGCCTGCTGACCATCCATCCCCTGGACTTCGAGAACGAGCCGGTCAATCTGGCCTGGATCTACGACATTACCGAGCGCAAGGCGGCGGAACAGCAGATTCTGCTGGCCGCCAAGGTGCTGGAGACAGTGACCGAGGCGGTGGTCATCACCGATGCCGACAACCGGATCATCTTCGTCAATCCTGCTTTCACCACCATCACCGAATACACCAAGGAAGAGGTGCGGGGGAAAAATCCCAGCTTTCTCAGCTCGGGCCGGCATGATCCCGAATTCTATGCCGGGTTATGGCAAGTCCTGTCGGTATCGGGGCATTGGGCCGGCGAAATCTGGAACCGGCGCAAGTCGGGGGCCTTCTATGCCGAATGGCTGTCCATCAATGCGCTGAGGGATGTCAGCGGCGCCATCACCCATTTCGTTGCGGTGTTTTCCGACATCACCCACCGTAAGGAGGACGAGGAGCGCATCTGGCGCCAAGCCAATTATGACGCCCTGACCGGCCTGCCCAACCGCTCGCTGTTCGTTGATCGCCTCAATCAGGCGGTGCGGCAGTCCAAGCGCGACAAGAAGCGCTTCGCCCTGATGTTTCTCGACCTGGACGGCTTCAAGGCGGTGAACGACACTCTGGGCCATGCGGCCGGCGACGTGCTGCTGCAGCAGACGGCGGCCCGGCTGCACCAGTGCATGCGGGCCACCGATACCCTGGCGCGTCTGGCCGGTGACGAATTCGTGGTGATTCTCGAAGGGGTGCACGACCGCGACAACCCTGCCCTGGTGGCCGGGAAGATTCTGGCGACGCTGTCCAAGCCCTATGACCTGGAGGTGGGAACTGCCCATGTGCGGGGATCGATCGGCATCGCGCTATATCCCGAGGATGCCGCCGACGGCCCGGCACTGATCCGCCGTGCCGATACCGCCATGTATGCGGTCAAGCGCCGGGGCAAGAACAGCTTCCTGTTCGCCGGCGACTTCCCGCCGGAGGCCTGA
- a CDS encoding valine--tRNA ligase, whose product MLDKTYRPAEVEPKHYERWEAQGAFAAHTDSNAAPYTIMMPPPNVTGSLHMGHALTFTLQDVLIRYRRMTGKDALWQPGTDHAGIATQMVVERQLEAQKVTRHDLGRDNFIKRVWEWKAESGGTITRQLRRLGASPDWAKERFTMDEGLSAAVRKVFVTLHRQGLIYRAKRLVNWDPKLHTAISDLEVEQREVKGHMWHFRYPVEGMADTFITVATTRPETMLGDAAVAVHPEDERFAALVGKMVRLPIVNRLIPIVADEYSDPTKGTGAVKITPAHDFNDFQVGVRHDLPQINIFDRDARTIDEVPEGYRGLDRYDARKKVVEEFEALGLLDKIEPHTHMVPYGDRSGVVIEPWLTDQWFVDAATLAKPAIEAVETGKTRFVPKHWENTYFEWMRNIQPWCISRQIWWGHQVPAWYGPDGAFFVEETEDEARAAAAAHYGKDVELTRDSDVLDTWFSSALWPFSTLGWPEKTPELDRYYPGDVLVTGFDIIFFWVARMMMMGIHFMGDVPFRDIYIHALVRDEKGQKMSKSKGNIIDPLDLIEKYGCDALRFTLSALAAQGRDVKLAESRVEGYRNFATKLWNAARFCQMNECRPVAGFDPKAVKETVNRWIVAKTAELAAKVGTAIEGYRYDAAAGGAYQFVWGTFCDWYLEFAKPIFNGGDEAAKAETRATAAWVLDQILHVLHPLMPFITEELWGQIAERDGDLMLRSWPALDGLAAPEAEEEMDWVVRVISTVRGVRAEMNVPPSAQVDLLVSGLAETKRGWAKTHADLITRLVRLTAFDAQATPERVAQASSHGAAQMVVDEATLVMPLGGVIDVDKERSRLDKEIARLEGEIAKVDKKLGNADFVAKARPEVVEEQHERRADWAGAVDKLREALERLSGA is encoded by the coding sequence ATGCTGGATAAGACCTATCGCCCCGCCGAAGTGGAGCCGAAGCATTACGAGCGCTGGGAGGCCCAGGGCGCCTTTGCCGCCCATACCGACTCCAATGCCGCGCCTTATACCATCATGATGCCGCCGCCCAACGTCACGGGCAGCCTGCACATGGGTCACGCGCTGACCTTCACCCTGCAGGACGTGCTGATCCGCTATCGCCGCATGACCGGCAAGGATGCCCTGTGGCAGCCCGGCACCGACCATGCCGGCATCGCCACCCAGATGGTGGTGGAGCGTCAGTTGGAGGCCCAGAAGGTCACCCGCCACGATCTGGGCCGTGACAACTTCATCAAGCGCGTCTGGGAGTGGAAGGCGGAATCGGGCGGGACCATTACCCGCCAGCTCCGCCGCCTGGGTGCTTCGCCCGACTGGGCCAAGGAGCGCTTCACCATGGACGAGGGCCTGTCGGCCGCCGTCCGCAAGGTGTTCGTCACCCTGCACCGCCAGGGCCTGATCTACCGCGCCAAGCGTCTGGTCAACTGGGACCCCAAGCTGCACACCGCCATTTCCGACCTGGAAGTGGAGCAGCGGGAAGTGAAGGGCCATATGTGGCACTTCCGCTATCCGGTCGAGGGCATGGCCGACACCTTCATCACCGTGGCCACCACCCGGCCGGAGACCATGCTGGGCGATGCGGCCGTGGCGGTTCATCCCGAGGATGAGCGCTTTGCCGCCCTGGTGGGCAAGATGGTGCGCTTGCCCATCGTCAACCGGCTGATTCCCATCGTTGCCGACGAATATTCCGACCCCACCAAGGGCACCGGCGCGGTGAAGATCACCCCGGCCCATGATTTCAACGACTTCCAGGTCGGCGTGCGTCACGATCTGCCCCAGATCAACATCTTCGACCGCGACGCCCGCACCATCGACGAGGTGCCCGAGGGCTATCGCGGTCTGGACCGCTATGACGCCCGCAAGAAGGTGGTGGAAGAGTTCGAGGCCCTGGGCCTGTTGGACAAGATCGAGCCCCACACCCACATGGTGCCCTATGGCGACCGCTCGGGCGTGGTGATCGAGCCCTGGCTGACCGACCAGTGGTTCGTGGACGCCGCCACCCTGGCCAAGCCGGCCATCGAGGCGGTGGAGACGGGCAAGACCCGCTTCGTTCCCAAGCACTGGGAGAACACCTATTTCGAGTGGATGCGCAACATCCAGCCGTGGTGCATCTCGCGCCAGATCTGGTGGGGGCATCAGGTGCCGGCCTGGTACGGCCCCGACGGCGCCTTCTTCGTCGAGGAGACCGAGGACGAGGCCCGGGCCGCCGCCGCCGCGCATTACGGCAAGGATGTGGAGCTGACCCGCGATTCCGACGTTCTCGACACCTGGTTCAGCTCGGCGCTGTGGCCGTTCTCCACCCTGGGCTGGCCGGAAAAGACTCCGGAGCTGGACCGCTATTATCCCGGCGACGTGCTGGTCACCGGCTTTGACATCATCTTCTTCTGGGTCGCCCGCATGATGATGATGGGCATCCACTTCATGGGGGATGTGCCCTTCCGCGACATCTATATCCATGCCCTGGTTCGCGACGAGAAGGGCCAGAAGATGTCCAAGTCGAAGGGCAACATCATCGATCCCCTGGACTTGATCGAGAAGTATGGCTGCGACGCCCTGCGCTTCACCCTGTCGGCGCTGGCCGCACAGGGGCGCGACGTCAAGCTGGCCGAGAGCCGGGTGGAGGGCTACCGCAACTTCGCCACCAAGCTGTGGAACGCGGCGCGCTTCTGCCAGATGAACGAATGCCGGCCGGTGGCGGGATTCGATCCCAAGGCGGTCAAGGAGACCGTCAACCGCTGGATCGTCGCCAAGACCGCCGAACTGGCCGCCAAGGTGGGCACCGCCATCGAAGGCTATCGCTACGACGCCGCGGCCGGTGGCGCCTACCAATTCGTCTGGGGGACCTTCTGCGACTGGTACCTGGAATTCGCCAAGCCCATCTTCAACGGCGGCGATGAGGCGGCCAAGGCCGAGACGCGGGCCACCGCCGCCTGGGTTCTCGACCAGATCCTGCACGTCCTGCATCCCCTGATGCCCTTCATCACCGAAGAGCTGTGGGGCCAGATCGCCGAGCGCGATGGCGACCTGATGCTGCGCTCCTGGCCTGCCCTGGACGGCCTTGCCGCGCCGGAAGCCGAAGAGGAAATGGACTGGGTAGTGCGGGTCATCTCCACGGTGCGCGGCGTGCGCGCCGAGATGAACGTGCCGCCTTCGGCCCAGGTGGACCTGCTGGTGTCCGGTCTGGCCGAGACCAAGCGCGGCTGGGCCAAGACCCACGCCGACCTGATCACCCGCCTGGTCCGTCTGACCGCCTTTGATGCCCAGGCCACGCCCGAGCGGGTGGCTCAGGCATCGTCCCACGGTGCCGCCCAGATGGTGGTGGATGAGGCCACCTTGGTAATGCCGCTGGGCGGCGTCATCGACGTGGACAAGGAGCGTTCCCGCCTGGACAAGGAAATCGCCCGTCTGGAGGGCGAGATCGCCAAGGTCGACAAGAAGCTGGGCAACGCCGACTTCGTCGCCAAGGCGCGGCCGGAAGTGGTGGAGGAGCAGCACGAGCGCCGCGCTGATTGGGCCGGCGCCGTGGACAAGCTGCGAGAGGCTCTTGAACGTCTTTCCGGCGCCTGA